One Trichocoleus sp. genomic region harbors:
- a CDS encoding serine/threonine-protein kinase, with amino-acid sequence MQPPIPVGTVLQNRYRVLSILGQGGFGRTYLAEDQGRFNERCALKEFIPPQGSDYTLNKSKELFQREAAILYQIHHPQIPQFRATFEENHRLFLVQDYVDGKTYRMLLNDRKVQGSGFSEAEIRSLIQNLLPVLAEIHGKGIIHRDIAPDNIILRRLDNMPVLIDFGVVKEIVTRFHQSLDSLETVSPTTVGKLGYAPSEQIQTGRAYPSSDLYALAVTAIVLLTGREPHELYDDHNLTWQWQQAAKVSPEFAAILNRMLSYRPGDRYASTAEVMQALQPLTDPATVIQASIPPIPAPSPVVSPPPRPAPATPAAPDVSHMQTIAIGRRPEPATSRTVSVPQHRRQTAPAVIRSSSETSIWDNPLAVLGIGLGLATVTGVAAWAIVSAVLNSSQPTPINSPTPTPIVSPTTTPTATPTATPSPIEYSQRLDLPETGELRVLQGHLKANETVVYVISAKQNQTFSAALEGEGVLLTVLAPDQKLAGERSDRVLAWQGVLPFTGDYAVRLSPVRGIAESDFKLNLSLQAAPEPSPSPSPSPSPSPTEPTIESSPLPLSLGEPLIVPGRADETVIKRYLVNVEPGQILSAAIVDGTAVTLNIRYPNGQLVENASMINNWQAQITEPGEYQIDVIAPQVTNFTLRILVKESPDQAGSGN; translated from the coding sequence ATGCAGCCACCGATTCCCGTTGGAACTGTTCTACAAAACCGCTATCGAGTTCTCAGCATTCTGGGACAAGGCGGGTTCGGGCGTACTTATCTGGCAGAAGACCAGGGACGATTCAACGAACGCTGTGCCTTGAAGGAATTTATCCCACCTCAGGGCAGTGATTATACCTTAAACAAATCAAAAGAACTGTTTCAGCGAGAAGCCGCGATTCTCTACCAGATCCACCATCCTCAAATCCCTCAATTTCGCGCCACATTCGAGGAAAATCATCGGTTGTTTCTGGTGCAGGACTACGTAGACGGCAAAACCTACCGGATGCTGCTGAACGATCGCAAAGTCCAGGGAAGTGGGTTTTCAGAGGCAGAGATCCGATCCCTCATTCAAAACCTTTTGCCTGTCCTGGCAGAAATTCATGGCAAAGGCATTATCCATCGAGATATTGCGCCTGACAACATTATTCTGCGGCGATTGGACAATATGCCTGTTTTGATTGATTTTGGCGTGGTCAAAGAAATCGTTACCCGCTTTCATCAATCACTAGATTCGCTAGAAACCGTTTCTCCAACGACAGTGGGCAAGCTTGGCTATGCTCCCAGCGAACAGATCCAAACCGGACGCGCTTACCCTAGCAGCGATCTCTATGCCTTAGCCGTCACCGCCATCGTCCTCCTCACCGGGCGAGAACCCCACGAACTGTATGACGACCATAATCTCACCTGGCAATGGCAACAAGCGGCAAAAGTTAGCCCTGAATTTGCTGCCATCCTCAACCGGATGCTGAGCTACCGACCAGGCGATCGATATGCCTCTACTGCGGAGGTCATGCAGGCACTTCAGCCACTCACTGATCCAGCGACCGTGATCCAGGCTTCGATTCCCCCCATTCCTGCCCCGTCTCCGGTGGTTTCTCCCCCACCCCGCCCTGCGCCTGCGACCCCTGCAGCTCCAGACGTTTCTCATATGCAGACGATCGCGATTGGTCGTCGTCCTGAACCTGCTACATCTCGAACCGTTTCTGTACCGCAACATCGCCGCCAAACCGCTCCTGCTGTGATTCGCTCTTCATCAGAAACTTCGATCTGGGACAATCCGCTCGCAGTTTTGGGAATTGGCTTAGGGTTGGCAACTGTGACCGGAGTTGCAGCTTGGGCGATCGTTAGTGCTGTGCTTAACAGTTCACAGCCGACCCCAATCAATAGTCCAACTCCGACCCCGATCGTCTCGCCAACCACAACCCCGACCGCAACCCCGACCGCAACCCCCTCACCCATCGAATATAGTCAGCGGCTCGATTTGCCAGAAACAGGTGAACTGCGGGTATTGCAAGGCCATTTGAAGGCGAATGAAACGGTGGTTTATGTAATTTCAGCAAAACAGAACCAAACGTTTAGTGCAGCTTTGGAAGGAGAGGGCGTTTTATTGACTGTGTTGGCTCCAGACCAGAAGCTTGCGGGGGAGCGGAGCGATCGGGTTTTAGCCTGGCAGGGCGTATTACCGTTTACAGGCGATTACGCGGTGCGTCTGAGCCCAGTACGGGGCATAGCTGAGAGTGATTTTAAGCTTAACTTGAGCCTGCAAGCAGCTCCTGAACCGAGCCCTTCGCCCAGCCCTTCACCCAGTCCCAGCCCCACTGAGCCAACGATCGAATCTTCACCCCTGCCGCTATCGCTTGGAGAGCCGCTAATCGTACCAGGACGAGCCGACGAGACTGTGATTAAACGCTACTTGGTCAATGTAGAACCAGGGCAAATCCTGAGTGCCGCGATCGTTGATGGAACGGCTGTCACCTTAAACATCCGCTATCCCAATGGGCAACTGGTAGAAAATGCAAGCATGATTAATAACTGGCAAGCACAAATTACAGAGCCAGGTGAATATCAAATTGATGTCATCGCGCCACAAGTGACCAACTTCACATTACGCATCTTGGTGAAAGAATCTCCTGATCAGGCTGGCAGTGGAAATTAG
- a CDS encoding type I secretion C-terminal target domain-containing protein, producing MTLSKLSVAQSSAPHLPNSSSKGLQIADASSLFPDPWMLTDRIVRPLAVIGDGDCPPGVTLVGTGKKNVLRGINGSDNLRGGRGNDTLLGKGCQDNLLGEAGNDRLKGGTQPDRLLGGTGRDGLEGGNGRDDLSGGAGNDSLFGGEGDDLLEGGSGDDRLNGGNGKDSLQGGVGRDLLVGASKDDILIGGLDKDRMEGGDGKDRFVYASFDDRGDAITDFNRREDVIDLSRLIRGSNYSSSDRFERYVIVARATDNRTIIRVDADGDSGDNPFKTLVTLEDVKYSRVKSNNFVF from the coding sequence ATGACCCTCTCTAAACTCTCTGTTGCTCAATCATCCGCACCCCACCTGCCCAACTCAAGCTCAAAAGGGCTGCAGATTGCTGATGCTTCGAGTTTATTTCCCGATCCCTGGATGCTGACCGATCGCATCGTTCGACCCCTTGCTGTGATTGGCGATGGTGATTGCCCACCGGGAGTCACATTAGTTGGCACAGGCAAAAAAAACGTCCTGCGTGGAATAAATGGCAGTGACAACCTGCGAGGTGGCAGGGGAAACGACACATTACTTGGGAAAGGCTGTCAGGATAATCTACTGGGAGAAGCAGGAAACGATCGACTCAAGGGTGGCACTCAGCCTGATCGTCTTTTAGGCGGAACGGGCAGAGATGGGCTGGAAGGCGGTAACGGCAGAGATGATCTGTCTGGGGGCGCGGGAAATGACTCGCTCTTTGGCGGTGAAGGCGATGACTTGCTGGAAGGCGGCAGTGGGGACGATCGACTCAATGGCGGCAATGGCAAAGATAGCCTGCAAGGTGGAGTTGGGCGTGATTTACTGGTTGGGGCCTCCAAAGATGATATTTTGATTGGCGGACTCGATAAGGATCGAATGGAAGGCGGCGACGGCAAGGATCGATTTGTCTATGCGTCTTTTGACGATCGAGGCGATGCCATTACTGACTTTAATCGAAGAGAGGATGTCATTGACCTGAGCCGCCTGATTCGAGGCAGCAACTATTCTTCCTCTGATCGGTTTGAAAGATATGTGATTGTGGCGAGAGCAACCGATAATCGCACAATTATTCGCGTTGATGCAGATGGTGATAGTGGCGATAATCCTTTCAAAACTCTGGTGACGTTAGAGGATGTGAAGTATAGCCGTGTGAAAAGCAATAACTTTGTATTCTAG